The genomic segment AGCCACAGTTCTGTGATACTCTTAAACTGATGATTGTTGGCTACCATTTCTGGATTAAGATGACAATGGTAGTCGATAATAGGCATCTTTGCCGCATGATTGTGATAAAGATCCTGAGCCACCTCTGTCTCAAGTACGAAATTCTTGTCGTTAAATTGTTTCATATCAGTTGATTGTAAGTTGATTATTATCGGTTTTTATGAGTTACAAACCATTGATGAGTAAAGACTACATACATCGCCAAAGCAAGTAAGACGAGACTTAACGCGATACTCAGCATGAGTTGTACATTATCTGCAAAGCAATAGTAGCCAAGGCCTACGCCAAGTGCCAAACCACTCTCCCAACCCAGCATAAAAGTGCTCTGCGATGTTCCTCGCTGACAATGGCGGCTGAGTTTGATGAAGAACAAAAGGAATCGCGTTCCAACGATGCCCAAGCCCAAGCCCAAGAGAGGCGTGGTGAGGGGAGACAAACGCGAAGCCAGAAGGATGATCAATGCTGTGGAGATGAGGATGAGTCCCGTAACCACCTCGCTCTTCAGTTCAGCATTACGGAATACGAAACGTTGGGCGAGTAATGCCAGCAGGAAACCTATCATAACCATACCATAGGAGTTGGCTGGCACACGCATGGACATCAGCATGCCTATGGGTACTGTGATTAAAATCAGATTCAGAAAGAGGGGGAAGCCTGACGTCAGGAAGAATCGGTCAAGACTAATCAGACGCACGCCATCCTCAGGCACACGGAAGGGGAAATGAATCATCAACACCAAAATCACGGCCACAAGACAGCAGACAAGTGATATAAAGGCTACATTCAAGAAAAGAAGATTACTCTCGCACCCATTCTCCAAATGCAAAGGACAGAGGGCTCTTGACAAGGCTATGAGCAACAAACCAGCCATGGGACCAAGAGACAAGGCAAACCTACCAAACCACGTGGCCGAATGGTTGGCCTCTGTACGCTGATGACTCTCACAGGTATCAATAATCAGCGTTGACGTCAAGACCATCTGTGCTAGACCAAAAAAGGCGCCCTGTGCCAAACGCCACATACCAACCACCAAAGGACGATTAAAGAATGGCAGCGAGAGCATGGGTAGCACCATTGATAAACCAAGCAGCAAGACGCACCAGACAAATACCAAGTTACGTCGACGCTGTTGAACTAAATACGAACAGAATACGCCTGGCAAAAACAAACCTACAGCAAAGACCCCCATGATGAGACCCACTTCCTCTCTGGAGAAATGCAGCGCCTGCATCATCCACAGAGGCAAGGTAGGGATAAGCATTGTGACAGCCATCGACAGCAAGAGATTGGCTATTGACATCAGCCAGAACTCTCTGTGCCACAATCTGATATGTACCGTTGTATTCTGTGTATTCATTTAATAACTTTCACTTTCGTTGGGGAAGTCGCCACTCTTCACATCCGTGACATACTGACCAATGGCATCGGTCATCACGGTATTCAGATCAGCATAGCGGCGCAAGAAACGAGGTGAGAATCCTTGGTTCATACCAAGCATATCGGCCACAACCAAGATCTGACCATCACAACCGCCACCTGCACCAATGCCAATAGTAGGCACATTGATTTCATTTGTCACCTGCTCTGCCAGTTTTGCAGGAACTTTTTCCAATGTAATAGCAAAGCAACCTGCCTCGCTTAAGGCCTTGGCATCACTTAGCAGTTTAGCAGCCTCGCGCTCTTCTTTAGCACGTACAGCATACGTACCAAACTTATTAATACTCTGAGGGGTCAATCCAAGATGCCCCATCACAGGGATTCCTGCATCCAGAATAGCTTTAACGGTATCAAGAATTTCCACACCGCCTTCCATTTTCAAGGCATCGCAACCACTCTCTTTCATGATACGGATAGCGTTTACCACACCATCGTGCACGCCCGTCTGATAGGAACCAAATGGCATATCACAAACCACCAAGGCACGCTTCACAGCACGTGTTACAGCCTTGGCATGATAAATCATCTGATCGACAGTCATGGGTAATGTAGTGGAATTTCCGACCATCACATTCGAGGCTGAATCACCTATCAAGATACCATCGATACCTGCACGGTCTACAATGCCTGCCGTTGTAAAATCATAGGAGGTGAGCATTGAAATCTTCTCACCTTTTTGCTTCATTTCAATAAAGCGGTGGGTGGTTACTTTGCGCTCATCGCTCACTAGATATCCTGCCATAATCTCTTTAACTTATTATAATTAATGTTTTGATAATCAACCATCTGCACATCAGACAGCAGCTTAATATCTTCTTCTTTATTCGTGGTTGTCAGCCCTACGACAAACATGCCAGCAGAACGACCACTTTTCAACCCATTGAAGCTATCCTCCAACACCACACACTCCTCAGGCTTAGCACCAAAACGTGCCGCTCCACGCAAATAGCAGTCGGGCGAAGGTTTACTCTCTGCGAAATCCTCACTTGTTAAAATCTCATCAAATAGATCTTTAAAATCAGGACGCGCTTTATAGACACTCTCCATCTTTGGCAGATTGCTACTCGTTACCACAGCTGTCTTAACGCCATGACGATGTAGATCGTCAATAAAAGCCTGCAGGCCTGCGATGTAAGAATAATCCATTTGAGCCTCAAACTCATTCAAGCGCTGCGTCACAACAGGACGTTCCTTTACGAGTTCACCATTCCACCATTTATCGTAAATCTGATCGAGCGTAGAGCCTTTAATCTCATGCTCGAGACCAGGATGTTCTGGGTGATACAATCTGCACTGACTCCCCCAAAAGACGGTATACTGAGGTTCGGTATCAAATACTACCCCATCCAAATCAAAGAGGGCTGCTTTCAGTTCTTTCATGCATTATCAATTTAAAATCGGGTGCAAAGTTACGAATATCTTTTCGAACTGCCAAATGTTCTAGAGAAAAAGGACATTTCGCACAAACCACTGCACGTCAGTTTCATACAATCACCGCCATTTCTGGAAAAATCCAAATAAATTTGGTATTTCCATCAAATTGTGCTACCTTTGCAACATGAAAATAATAGAAAAGTATTTTACGACATTAATCGAGGGTCAGAAGAAACAATTTGAAGCCCTCAACGCTTTGTACCATGACTGGAACGAGAAAATCAACGTTATCTCGCGCAAAGACATAGACAATCTCTACGAACACCACGTACTACACTCACTAGGCATCGCAAAGTTCGTGCATTTCAAACCAGGCACAAAAATTCTGGATTTCGGCACTGGCGGTGGCTTTCCTGGCGTACCTTTGGCCATCATGTTTCCTGACTGCGAATTCAAACTAATCGATGGCACTGGAAAGAAGATTCGTGTAGCCCAGGAGGTAAGTAATGCCATAGGACTGAAGAACTGCCACCCAGAACACCTACGCGGCGAAGATGAGAAAGATAAATACGACTTTGTGGTGAGTCGTGCTGTCATGCCCCTACCCGACCTTTTAAAAATCGTACGCAAGAACATCTCAAAAGATCAGCACAACGCCATCCCCAACGGCGTTATCTGCTTAAAAGGCGGTGACTTACAAGCCGAGACACACCCCTTCCGTCGCATCATAGAAAGTGCTGAGTTAAGCACATATTTCGAAGAAGAATGGTTTAAGGAGAAACACGTAATTTACGTTCCCGTATAACAGTCGTACAAAAAGTCCAACAGCAAGAAGACAAAGAGAATGCTCAACATAAAGACCTTTCAAGTTAACCCGCTTCAAGAGAACTGCTACGTGGTTAGTGACGACACCCATGCGTGCGTTATCATAGACTGCGGTGCTTTTTACGACTCTGAACGACAGGCTATTACAGAATATATATCATACAAAAACTTAACACCTATTCATCTGCTTTGTACCCATGGCCATTTCGACCACAATTTCGGCAATAACACTATTTTCGAAGCTTACGGACTTCAACCGGAAATACATTCTGAAGATGCATCAATGATTAAAGACATCGCCATGCAATGCGACATGATGGGAATGGGTATTGACTACGACAGGACAACACCTCCCGTTGGACATCTCTTGAAGGACAACGAGCTTATCACTTTTGGCAACCATACGCTAAAGGTTATTCACACACCTGGCCATTCAAAGGGCAGTGTCATTTTCTATTGCGAAGAAGAGAATGTGCTATTCACTGGCGACACATTATTCCGATTGAGCGTTGGACGCACAGACTTGCCAGGAGGCTCTTGGAGCGAATTAATGAACAGCTTGGAAGACAAAATCAGCACACTTCCAAAAGACACCGTAGCCTACCCTGGACACGGTCCAAAGACAATACTAAACGAAGAATTTAGAATGAACCCGTATTTCCACTAGATTTTTTTATCTAAAGATAAGGTATAATTCATATCTTTTTTGTAATTTTGCAGGCAAATTCGAATTTTCACTTTTAGTTAGATAGCACTTTGATAGAGAAACATATTGTTTTAGAAGATATTGACCCTGTCATGTTCTACGGGGTGGGCAACGCACATTTGCAGATGTTGCGAGCGCTTTATCCCAAATTGCGCATTATGGCGCGTGATAATGTGATACGCATCATGGGTGACGAGGAACAGATGGCTGCCTTTGAAGAAAGCTCGGAAAAGATTCGAAAGCACGTACTGAGATTTAACAGCCTGACAGAAGAGGATATTCTGGACATCGTTAAGGGCAAACGTACCAAAGACGACGTTCCTAACGACGTGGTGGTCTACTCCATGTCAGGACGTCCCATCAAAGCACGCACACAGAATCAACAGCGACTCATTGAAGCCTACGAGAATAACGACATGGTATTTGCCGTGGGACCTGCAGGCACTGGCAAGACATATCTTTCGATAGCTTTAGCGGTCAAGGCTCTTAAAGACAAAACTGCAAAGAAAATCATTCTGAGTCGCCCAGCTGTTGAAGCCGGCGAGAAACTGGGATTCCTACCTGGCGACATGAAAGACAAGATTGACCCCTATCTGCAACCACTTTACGACGCACTAGAGGACATGCTACCCCAGGTAAAACTGCAGGACATGATGGAGAAGCACGTCATACAGATCGCCCCCTTGGCATTCATGCGAGGCAGAACGCTGTCAGACGCAGTGGTCATTCTTGACGAAGCTCAGAATACAACGCCTGCGCAGATTCGCATGTTCTTGACCCGCATGGGCTGGAACACCAAGATGATTATCACTGGAGACATGACCCAGATTGACTTACCACATTCACAAAAGAGCGGCCTCATCGAGGCCTTGCATATATTAAACAATGTGGAGGGCATCGGTATTGTCAACCTAGACAGAGGAGACATTGTTCGACACAAGTTGGTGACGCGCATTGTCAATGCATATGAGACTTTTGATAAAGAACGAAATAACAATGAAAGCATTAACTAAGACGGACTTTAAGTTCGCAGGACAGAAGAGCGTGTATCATGGAAAGGTACGCGATGTGTACAACATCAACGACGATCTGATGGTAATGGTTGCCACCGATCGTATTTCAGCATTCGACGTAGTACTGCCAAAGGGCATTCCTTTCAAGGGGCAGGTACTTAACCAGATTGCTGCCAAGTTTCTTGATGCCACTACCGACATCTGCCCTAACTGGAAACTAGCTACACCCGATCCTATGGTGACCGTTGGACTGAAGTGCGAGGGATTCCGTGTGGAGATGATTATCCGTTCTATTCTGACAGGCTCAGCTTGGCGCGAGTATAAGAATGGTTGTCGTGAGTTGTGCGGCGTGAAGTTGCCTGACGGCATGAAGGAGAACGAGCGTTTCCCTGAGCCCATCATCACACCTACCACCAAGGCAGACGAGGGTCATGACATGAACATCTCGAAGGAAGAGATCATTGCTCAAGGCATCGTATCGGCAGAGGACTACGCCATCATGGAGGACTACACTCGCAAGATTTTCGCCCGCGGTCAAGAGATTGCCGCTAAACGTGGTCTTATCCTCGTTGACACGAAGTACGAGTTTGGCAAGCGTGATGGTAAAGTGTACCTCATCGACGAGATTCATACGCCCGACTCAAGTCGCTACTTCTATGCCGACGGCTACGAGGAGAAGTTGGCTAAGGGCGAGCCTCAGCGCCAGTTATCAAAGGAGTTCGTACGTCAGTGGCTCATCGAACACGACTTCATGAACGAGCCAGGACAGGCCATGCCAGAAATTACTGACGAGTATGCCGAGAGCGTATCAGACCGTTATATCGAGCTGTACGAGCACATCGTTGGCGAGAAGTTTGAACGTGAGACTAGCGACGAGGACATCGCTGCTCGCATCGAAAAGAACGTAGGCGAATGGCTTAAAGCTTTCAAGTCAAAAGAATAATTATTAATGTATAAACAGGAAGAGATCAACCCCTATCACGAGGGTGAGAAAGCGCAACAGGTGGAGCGAATGTTTGACAACATCGCTCCCACCTATGACACGCTGAACCACCGACTGTCATGGGACATTGACAAAGGATGGCGCAAAAAGGCGATTTGCCAATTGGCACCTCATGCTCCAAAGGTTATGCTTGACATTGCCACAGGAACAGGTGACTTTGCCATTCTTTCAGCACAAATGCTACGTCCTGAAACTTTGATTGGTGCAGACATTAGTGAAGGGATGATGGAAATAGGACGTCAGAAGGTGAAACAACTGGGACTAGACAGGGTGGTAAGATTTGAAAAAGAAGACTGTCTACACCTGAGTTACGAGGACAACACCTTCGATGCTGTGACTGCGGCTTTTGGAATACGCAACTTCGCAGATTTGGATAAAGGACTCTGTGAGATGTGTCGCGTTCTAAAACCTGGAGGACACCTAAGCATTGTAGAATTGACATCCCCAGTCAAATTCCCCATGAAACAACTCTTCCATATCTACTCTCATACGGTGCTGCCTGTCTATGGACGTCTCATCTCCAAAGACACCAGCGCCTATTCGTATCTAACCAAAACAATTGAGGCCTTCCCACAGGGTGAGCGTATGAAGAACATTCTGCAGCAGGCAGGTTTCAAGGATGCAACCTTCCAAAGATTAACTTTCGGAATCTGCACTATGTATTTTGCAACCAAATAAACTTTAGACTATGGACAAGTACGGACTCATTGGCTATCCCCTAGGCCACTCATTCTCCATCAACTACTTTAATCAGCGTTTTGCCGACGAAGGCATTAATGCTAAGTACATGAATTTTGAGATACCGACCATTGACGATTTAGCTGAAGTATTGGATTCGAATCCAGAACTAAAAGGACTGAACGTAACAATTCCCTACAAGCAGAAAGTAATGGAATATCTTGACAGTATCAGTCCAGAAGCAAGAGCCATCGGAGCTGTCAACGTGATTCGGGTAACACACGTTGGAAAGGAAATCAAACTTAAAGGCTTCAACTCTGACGTGATTGGCTTTACACAGAGCATTGAGCCCATGTTGGAGGATTGCCATAAAAAGGCATTAATATTGGGAACAGGTGGCGCATCAAAGGCCATTGACTATGGATTAAGATCTTTGGGATTAGAAACTGTGTTCGTTAGTCGTTACCGTCGACCTGAGACCATCTGCTATGAGGATATCACACCAGAAGTGATTAAGGAATACAATGTCATTGTAAACTGCACGCCACTAGGCATGTTCCCCAAGACGGAGGAATGTCCCAACCTGCCTTATGAGGCTATGGACGAGCATACAATACTCTATGACCTGATATACAATCCAGACGAGACTCTCTTTATGAAAAAGGGAGCTGAACGCGGCGCTAATGTCAAGAACGGTTTGGAGATGCTGCTTCTGCAGGCATTTGCTTCGTGGGAGTTTTGGAATGGAAGAGAATAAAAGACTATGGAAACAAGTTGGACCATCTTTGAAATGTATATAGCCATCTTTGGCCTTATTGTCACAGTAGGCATACTGAACGACAAAAAGGGCAAGGGTGCTACGCAGCTTCTACTTGACAGCACACGTGCCAAACTGGCAGGATGTGCCAGCCGCTTTAATCAGCAAGTAAAGGCTCTGCAAAAAGAATACAAAACAGAGAAGAAACATGGTGTCCGACTTAAGACATATGAAATAAAATACAATATCACCAAGACTGACTACGATCGAGAGGCCAAAGAGATAATTCGTGAATGGAAACGGGCCAAGAAAGATGACATGTGGTGGCGTGTTTTCTGGAGGATAGTCATCGTAGCAGGTGTTATATCATTGCTAGGAGCATGCACTGAGGCCTTGGCTAGCATGGAAGATATAGAGGAACCAGTCGGCACAGAGGAGATGACACAAGCAAGAAAAGAAAAGGTGTGGACAGCACGGTCAATTCCTATGCCCCACCTCACGGACGGCAGACGTTACGTGTCGAACCCAGACGGTATTGTGTCAGACGAGACTGTAAGACGTCTGGATGCGCAACTGAAACAATTAGACGACTCGCTAGGCATCGAATCGGTACTAGCCATCGTCAGTCGTGTGGAGAATGGTGACATATTCCGCTTCGCACAAGACATTTTTGATATATATAAGGTTGGAAAGAATAATCGAGGACTGGTGATGGTACTAGCCTACGATGACCATAAGTTTCGCTCACATACAGGACGTTCGTTGGAAGCAGACCTTACAGACGCAGAGTGCTTCAGACTTCAAGAGCGCTATCTGATACCAAGTATGAAAGCAGAGATGCCCGACAGTGGACTGATATACTATGTGGAGTCTGTATATGACCTGTTGCAAGGCAAGGAACTACCTGCGATGTCAGAGTTGAACGGACGAACAAATTCTGGTGATAACGACGAGGATGCGATTCTGCCCTCCATCTACTTCTTCCTACTTTTTGTTTGGATGGGAGTCTATACGTTTGTGGCCCGTCGTCATGGTTGGAACTTAAAACGCTACTATAATGGACGACTAACAAAGAATCCGTTTGTCAATAATGGTTCTGCATTTGCCACAGGCTATGTGGTTGGCAGTATCCTGAATGGCGGTGGTGGCAGAAGTCACGGCGGCGGCTTTGGAGGCGGAAGTTTTGGTGGCGGTTTCAGCGGTGGTAGCAGTGGCGGTGGCGGTGCCACGTCAAGTTGGTAAAACAAAGAATATAAATAACATATTAATAAAGGTAAGTATT from the Prevotella sp. E15-22 genome contains:
- a CDS encoding MFS transporter, with amino-acid sequence MNTQNTTVHIRLWHREFWLMSIANLLLSMAVTMLIPTLPLWMMQALHFSREEVGLIMGVFAVGLFLPGVFCSYLVQQRRRNLVFVWCVLLLGLSMVLPMLSLPFFNRPLVVGMWRLAQGAFFGLAQMVLTSTLIIDTCESHQRTEANHSATWFGRFALSLGPMAGLLLIALSRALCPLHLENGCESNLLFLNVAFISLVCCLVAVILVLMIHFPFRVPEDGVRLISLDRFFLTSGFPLFLNLILITVPIGMLMSMRVPANSYGMVMIGFLLALLAQRFVFRNAELKSEVVTGLILISTALIILLASRLSPLTTPLLGLGLGIVGTRFLLFFIKLSRHCQRGTSQSTFMLGWESGLALGVGLGYYCFADNVQLMLSIALSLVLLALAMYVVFTHQWFVTHKNR
- the panB gene encoding 3-methyl-2-oxobutanoate hydroxymethyltransferase, which translates into the protein MAGYLVSDERKVTTHRFIEMKQKGEKISMLTSYDFTTAGIVDRAGIDGILIGDSASNVMVGNSTTLPMTVDQMIYHAKAVTRAVKRALVVCDMPFGSYQTGVHDGVVNAIRIMKESGCDALKMEGGVEILDTVKAILDAGIPVMGHLGLTPQSINKFGTYAVRAKEEREAAKLLSDAKALSEAGCFAITLEKVPAKLAEQVTNEINVPTIGIGAGGGCDGQILVVADMLGMNQGFSPRFLRRYADLNTVMTDAIGQYVTDVKSGDFPNESESY
- a CDS encoding HAD family phosphatase — encoded protein: MKELKAALFDLDGVVFDTEPQYTVFWGSQCRLYHPEHPGLEHEIKGSTLDQIYDKWWNGELVKERPVVTQRLNEFEAQMDYSYIAGLQAFIDDLHRHGVKTAVVTSSNLPKMESVYKARPDFKDLFDEILTSEDFAESKPSPDCYLRGAARFGAKPEECVVLEDSFNGLKSGRSAGMFVVGLTTTNKEEDIKLLSDVQMVDYQNINYNKLKRLWQDI
- the rsmG gene encoding 16S rRNA (guanine(527)-N(7))-methyltransferase RsmG is translated as MKIIEKYFTTLIEGQKKQFEALNALYHDWNEKINVISRKDIDNLYEHHVLHSLGIAKFVHFKPGTKILDFGTGGGFPGVPLAIMFPDCEFKLIDGTGKKIRVAQEVSNAIGLKNCHPEHLRGEDEKDKYDFVVSRAVMPLPDLLKIVRKNISKDQHNAIPNGVICLKGGDLQAETHPFRRIIESAELSTYFEEEWFKEKHVIYVPV
- a CDS encoding MBL fold metallo-hydrolase, encoding MLNIKTFQVNPLQENCYVVSDDTHACVIIDCGAFYDSERQAITEYISYKNLTPIHLLCTHGHFDHNFGNNTIFEAYGLQPEIHSEDASMIKDIAMQCDMMGMGIDYDRTTPPVGHLLKDNELITFGNHTLKVIHTPGHSKGSVIFYCEEENVLFTGDTLFRLSVGRTDLPGGSWSELMNSLEDKISTLPKDTVAYPGHGPKTILNEEFRMNPYFH
- a CDS encoding PhoH family protein; translated protein: MIEKHIVLEDIDPVMFYGVGNAHLQMLRALYPKLRIMARDNVIRIMGDEEQMAAFEESSEKIRKHVLRFNSLTEEDILDIVKGKRTKDDVPNDVVVYSMSGRPIKARTQNQQRLIEAYENNDMVFAVGPAGTGKTYLSIALAVKALKDKTAKKIILSRPAVEAGEKLGFLPGDMKDKIDPYLQPLYDALEDMLPQVKLQDMMEKHVIQIAPLAFMRGRTLSDAVVILDEAQNTTPAQIRMFLTRMGWNTKMIITGDMTQIDLPHSQKSGLIEALHILNNVEGIGIVNLDRGDIVRHKLVTRIVNAYETFDKERNNNESIN
- a CDS encoding phosphoribosylaminoimidazolesuccinocarboxamide synthase, whose product is MKALTKTDFKFAGQKSVYHGKVRDVYNINDDLMVMVATDRISAFDVVLPKGIPFKGQVLNQIAAKFLDATTDICPNWKLATPDPMVTVGLKCEGFRVEMIIRSILTGSAWREYKNGCRELCGVKLPDGMKENERFPEPIITPTTKADEGHDMNISKEEIIAQGIVSAEDYAIMEDYTRKIFARGQEIAAKRGLILVDTKYEFGKRDGKVYLIDEIHTPDSSRYFYADGYEEKLAKGEPQRQLSKEFVRQWLIEHDFMNEPGQAMPEITDEYAESVSDRYIELYEHIVGEKFERETSDEDIAARIEKNVGEWLKAFKSKE
- the ubiE gene encoding bifunctional demethylmenaquinone methyltransferase/2-methoxy-6-polyprenyl-1,4-benzoquinol methylase UbiE, which codes for MYKQEEINPYHEGEKAQQVERMFDNIAPTYDTLNHRLSWDIDKGWRKKAICQLAPHAPKVMLDIATGTGDFAILSAQMLRPETLIGADISEGMMEIGRQKVKQLGLDRVVRFEKEDCLHLSYEDNTFDAVTAAFGIRNFADLDKGLCEMCRVLKPGGHLSIVELTSPVKFPMKQLFHIYSHTVLPVYGRLISKDTSAYSYLTKTIEAFPQGERMKNILQQAGFKDATFQRLTFGICTMYFATK
- a CDS encoding shikimate dehydrogenase, with translation MDKYGLIGYPLGHSFSINYFNQRFADEGINAKYMNFEIPTIDDLAEVLDSNPELKGLNVTIPYKQKVMEYLDSISPEARAIGAVNVIRVTHVGKEIKLKGFNSDVIGFTQSIEPMLEDCHKKALILGTGGASKAIDYGLRSLGLETVFVSRYRRPETICYEDITPEVIKEYNVIVNCTPLGMFPKTEECPNLPYEAMDEHTILYDLIYNPDETLFMKKGAERGANVKNGLEMLLLQAFASWEFWNGRE
- a CDS encoding YgcG family protein, with amino-acid sequence METSWTIFEMYIAIFGLIVTVGILNDKKGKGATQLLLDSTRAKLAGCASRFNQQVKALQKEYKTEKKHGVRLKTYEIKYNITKTDYDREAKEIIREWKRAKKDDMWWRVFWRIVIVAGVISLLGACTEALASMEDIEEPVGTEEMTQARKEKVWTARSIPMPHLTDGRRYVSNPDGIVSDETVRRLDAQLKQLDDSLGIESVLAIVSRVENGDIFRFAQDIFDIYKVGKNNRGLVMVLAYDDHKFRSHTGRSLEADLTDAECFRLQERYLIPSMKAEMPDSGLIYYVESVYDLLQGKELPAMSELNGRTNSGDNDEDAILPSIYFFLLFVWMGVYTFVARRHGWNLKRYYNGRLTKNPFVNNGSAFATGYVVGSILNGGGGRSHGGGFGGGSFGGGFSGGSSGGGGATSSW